One part of the Plectropomus leopardus isolate mb unplaced genomic scaffold, YSFRI_Pleo_2.0 unplaced_scaffold4889, whole genome shotgun sequence genome encodes these proteins:
- the LOC121939471 gene encoding mediator of RNA polymerase II transcription subunit 30-like, with product MAASLPQKPGMAGMPPQQQPHLPPGAAPAAGQQPMPPQGALREISPVFLCRIGQETVQDIVTRTMEIFQIARATQVLDSRL from the coding sequence ATGGCAGCCTCCTTACCTCAGAAGCCGGGGATGGCCGGGATGCCcccgcagcagcagccacaTCTGCCCCCCGGTGCTGCTCCAGCCGCCGGTCAGCAGCCCATGCCCCCTCAGGGAGCCCTGAGGGAGATCTCCCCGGTGTTCCTCTGCCGGATCGGACAGGAGACCGTCCAGGACATCGTCACTCGCACCATGGAGATCTTCCAGATTGCCCGAGCCACGCAGGTACTGGACAGCAGACT